Within the Chromobacterium paludis genome, the region TCACGCGCAGCGTGTTGCTGCAGATCATTCTGGAAGAAGAAAACGGCGGCATGCCGATGTTCAGCTACGAGGTGCTGACCCAGTTCATCCGTTATTACGGCCAAGCCATGCAAGGCATGATGGGTCCGTTTCTGGAAAAGAACCTGCAATTGTTTTCGCAGCTGCAGCAGAAGATGCAGGAGCAAACCCGCGCCATGTACGGCGACAACGCCATGCTGAACAGCTCCTTGTGGGGCGAGTTCATGAAGCTGCAAGGGCCGGCCATCCAGAACATGATGGCCAACTACATGGAGCAGAGCACCGGCATGTTCCTGGAAATGCAGAACCGCATGCAGGAGCAGACCAAGCAGCTGTTCGGCGGTTTCGGTTTCCCCGGCTATCCGGGGAGCGAAGACAAGAACAAGCCCTGAGGCGGCCCGGCCGCGTCACCCGCAAGCCGAAGGCGGCCACGCCTTCGGCTTTGTCACGCATGGAGTCCGCAAGTCATGGCGATGACCAATGAGCAGGCTTTGCAGCGGGCGCAGCGCCTGCATCTGGACGGCCGGATGGCTGAGGCGGAAGCCGCCTATCGCGACTTGCTGGGAGAGGACGCGCAGGGGCATGCCGCGCGGCACTGGCTGGGTTTTCTGCTGCTGCAGCAGGAACGGCTGGACGAGGCCAGAGAGGCTTTGCAGGCCGCCGTCGCCGGCGACGGCGGCCATGCCGAGTGGCACTTCAACCTGGGCCTGGCGTGCGCCCGCCTGGGCCGCGTCAGTGAGTCCATC harbors:
- the phaR gene encoding polyhydroxyalkanoate synthesis repressor PhaR encodes the protein MSVEKRVIKKYPNRRLYDTATSSYITLGDVKQLVLDNVDIQVLDAKTQEDITRSVLLQIILEEENGGMPMFSYEVLTQFIRYYGQAMQGMMGPFLEKNLQLFSQLQQKMQEQTRAMYGDNAMLNSSLWGEFMKLQGPAIQNMMANYMEQSTGMFLEMQNRMQEQTKQLFGGFGFPGYPGSEDKNKP